A window of the Plasmodium knowlesi strain H genome assembly, chromosome: 2 genome harbors these coding sequences:
- a CDS encoding Niemann-Pick type C1-related protein, putative produces the protein MAFKKMAKGLKDLKQKSLDSFSNVLYDYAGFVYERPCKIIIVSLLGCLLLSMGFYYREHEKNIYKLYSISNSYACETNETINAFFHKSRKAFIMVESNCNLLKPHILKELKQFEDGTKEIKVDLTEINECGKDSEPPPVQTEASKEVYNILLKKQDVNANLDWKPNFKRLNFNFALNKLLGLKNKLTEYKNDDTKKGKQKKENGKDKKKGNDDDEDDDEDDDDDEEDDEEEDDKKEGENDTSESNPNGENNSGNTSSGDGNQVKGFQDKITNMVDEKIKWLKVQITNLMNGKTDVNTLQEKQMSNVNLSDFEGDTFFPPYYIPPMLLKGDRCQLQNVFKEKNLNINLREASEELKKQITFTMEDICEKKYNDCNLSSIFLYYEKGNAKYENPIKVDNLDFYVNRKTFKEMVLKGILGNMQYKEGPFSYTITSANAIMTVIPLLNSSTYEPYVLAYEKKLIDYVRSYNIDEVIKNEETNDGNEPFVKFHVFTERSLEDEVDRISKIDNLTRLLFIIGVCLIFLYALFNNVTSVLYRSKPLCAVMGILCGFLGYLAGSGFLFFLGVKSVPPAETVPFLVIGVGVDDVFVILNSYSLLFMIKDNKKRIQLCLKDSALAITVTTLTNIIAFLISSVSPFYSICSFSLFTASSLFFGYLMVLTLLLSFLCIEGKLEKKKRNVFSGTALLFCSFFRKGKNKGKGVTPSGSCAALPNAPTTQSGTGASAPRGDATGTPEQNNLSLDVSQNEEDYKKTPPEYENISIYEWIHNLYLFEESFNKKKKNATVYSSNEISSKGCNNENGMQTYLTSHDRLTLENVGLDNKDMKKRKGGAAMNETSGKSRNDHMALNYYTSAMAEGGVTPMEDEEEQPSSSSTPPMGQDILEVEEGQVLRTKGEKKITIVNDIFASPSGTPTDTPNANDLDDNVADTGVMRGGATTARLGFPRERKNLLQDREKGLLCGDYGDHHHYNNSTEMATKDTLLLSNLHDTDKKNIYLLSSHDNALFYKYIYEEPKGNIGKYFRSLVKNYYVPFLSSSVGKAIVYVIFSFILMLSIYGCTLMKKGIKYDKAFPVDSYVRLFSEAKTKYFPHYGDMIEVYYFDKDFINKYRQLNNQVDVVSSSFLYSDRTDREMMKNPKLNRNIHWEVKDLQNEILEMNDEIEEQDFVSGVANGFTLFLNSNSKKLKNETPEQFYDTFVDWIQYDFVGNLFKNDFIFLNRKLIAWRYFYFQTNVDDSEISSKWLKTCKKISKLDDHNVQLQCFHISSIFNETDEAIIEVTLINLGITIITILFATAYIIKGFNSCLIIALIIFLIDLCIFGFMCLCGITVNIISMVILVLSVGFSIDHTSHIVQAFTHSMGKTRDEKMKESLHLMIGPVLHSGLSTWFVISTLFFSNKDFTVIFFQTLSLVLFFSVTFSCMLLPVLLSSFGPL, from the exons atggcGTTCAAGAAGATGGCAAAAGGGCTAAAGGATCTGAAGCAGAAATCTCTGGACTCCTTTTCTAACGTGTTGTACGACTACGCTGGGTTCGTGTACGAACGACCTTGCAAGATTATCATCGTCAGCCTTCTGGGGTGTCTACTACTAAGCATGGGCTTCTACTACAGAGAGCATGAGAAGAATATCTACAAACTTTACTCCATATCGAACTCCTACGCCTGTGAAACGAATGAAACTATTAATGCTTTCTTTCATAAAAGCCGAAAGGCCTTCATCATGGTAGAATCCAACTGCAATTTGCTGAAACCACACATCTTAAAGGAACTAAAGCAGTTCGAAGATGGAACAAAGGAAATTAAAGTGGATCTAACAGAGATCAATGAATGTGGGAAGGATTCCGAACCTCCACCTGTACAGACGGAAGCGTCGAAGGAGGTATATAATATTCTTCTAAAGAAACAAGATGTGAATGCTAATTTGGATTGGAAGCCAAACTTCAAAAGATTGAATTTCAACTTTGCCCTTAACAAACTCCTCGGGctgaaaaacaaattaaccGAATATAAAAACGACGAtacgaaaaaaggaaaacaaaagaaggaaaatgggaaagacaaaaaaaaaggaaatgacgatgatgaagacgatgatgaggatgatgatgacgatgaggaggatgacgaagaagaggatgataaaaaagaaggagaaaatgataCAAGTGAGAGTAATCCCAACGGAGAAAACAACAGCGGCAACACCAGCAGTGGTGATGGAAACCAAGTAAAGGGATTCCAAGACAAAATTACCAACATGGTAGatgaaaagataaaatgGTTGAAAGTACAAATTACAAACCTCATGAACGGAAAGACAGATGTCAACACATTacaagaaaaacaaatgtcAAACGTAAATTTGTCTGATTTCGAGGGAgatactttttttccaccataTTATATTCCTCCTATGTTGTTGAAAGGGGACCGATGTCAACTCCAAAATGtatttaaggagaaaaatttaaacatcAACTTGAGGGAGGCAAGTGAGGAGTTAAAGAAACAAATCACGTTCACGATGGAAGACATAtgtgaaaagaaatataacgACTGTAACTTGAGTTCCATCTTTTTGTAttacgaaaaaggaaatgccaAGTATGAAAACCCCATCAAAGTAGACAACCTAGATTTCTACGTTAATAGAAAGACATTCAAGGAAATGGTGTTGAAAGGTATTCTTGGAAACATGCAATACAAGGAAGGTCCATTTAGCTATACCATCACCTCTGCAAATGCTATTATGACAGTTATCCCTCTTTTGAATTCCTCCACATATGAACCATATGTATTGGCATATGAGAAGAAGCTTATTGACTACGTTCGTTCTTACAATATCGATGAAGTTATAAAGAATGAGGAAACCAATGATGGGAATGAACCATTCGTAAAATTCCATGTGTTCACGGAGAGAAGCTTAGAAGACGAAGTCGATAGAATCTCTAAAATAGACAACTTAACCAGATTGCTCTTTATCATCGGTGTCTGCTTGATCTTCCTGTATGCCTTATTCAACAATGTCACTTCCGTTTTATACAGGAGTAAACCTCTCTGTGCTGTTATGGGTATTCTATGTGGTTTCTTGGGATATCTCGCAGGTTCAGGTTTCTTATTCTTCCTCGGGGTGAAATCCGTTCCACCTGCAGAAACAGTGCCCTTCCTTGTCATTGGGGTTGGCGTCGATGATGTCTTCGTAATTCTGAATTCatattctcttcttttcatgATCAAGGATAATAAAAAGAGGATTCAGCTTTGCCTAAAGGATAGTGCCTTGGCCATCACAGTAACTACTTTGACTAACATTATTGCTTTTCTGATTAGTTCCGTTTCTCCCTTCTATTCCATATGTAGCTTTTCTCTCTTCACGGCAAGCTCCCTCTTCTTCGGGTACCTAATGGTGCTCACTCTACTCCTCAGTTTCCTGTGTATCGAGGGGAAattggagaagaagaagagaaatgtCTTCTCCGGTACCGCTCTCctcttctgttccttcttccGCAAGGGCAAAAACAAGGGGAAAGGTGTTACTCCTAGCGGTTCCTGCGCCGCTTTACCCAATGCACCAACTACCCAAAGTGGTACCGGTGCTTCTGCTCCTAGAGGGGATGCCACGGGCACCCCAGAACAGAATAATCTCTCCCTTGATGTgtcacaaaatgaagaagactACAAGAAAACACCACCCGAGTATGAAAACATTTCAATTTATGAATGGATCCACAACCTTTACCTTTTTGAAGAATcgtttaataaaaagaaaaagaatgccACAGTGTATTCTTCTAATGAAATTAGTAGCAAAGGATGCAACAACGAAAATGGAATGCAGACTTATCTTACTTCACATGATAGACTGACATTGGAAAACGTAGGCTTGGATAACAAGGacatgaagaagaggaaaggtGGAGCAGCCATGAATGAGACATCAGGTAAAAGTAGGAATGACCACATGGCCCTTAACTACTACACCTCTGCAATGGCAGAAGGGGGCGTCACACCCATggaggatgaagaggaacaaccatcatcgtcatcaacCCCTCCAATGGGACAAGACATTCTCGAAGTGGAAGAAGGTCAAGTGTTAagaacaaaaggagaaaaaaaaataaccatcGTGAACGACATTTTTGCAAGTCCAAGTGGCACTCCAACTGACACTCCAAATGCTAACGACTTGGATGATAACGTTGCAGATACAGGTGTCATGAGAGGAGGAGCGACCACTGCACGTTTAGGGTTCCCtcgggaaaggaaaaacctaCTTCAGGACCGAGAGAAGGGCCTCCTTTGCGGCGATTACGGGGATCACCACCACTATAACAATTCGACGGAGATGGCCACGAAGGATACGCTCCTCCTAAGCAACCTCCACGATacggataaaaaaaacatatactTGTTAAGCTCCCACGATAATGCTCTCTTCTACAAGTACATTTACGAAGAACCAAAAGGAAACataggaaaatatttccgaTCATTGGTGAAGAATTATTATGTACCTTTCCTATCCTCATCAGTTGGAAAAGCTATCGTGTACgtgattttctccttcatcctTATGCTGTCCATATATGGTTGTACTTTGATGAAGAAGGGAATTAAATATGATAAGGCTTTCCCCGTAGATTCCTACGTAAGGCTGTTCTCCGAAGCGAAGACCAAGTACTTCCCGCACTATGGAGATATGATAGAAGTATACTATTTTGACAAGGATTTCATTAACAAGTATAGACAACTGAACAATCAAGTAGATGTAGTCTCTTCATCTTTTCTCTACTCCGACAGGACAGATAgagaaatgatgaaaaatccAAAGCTAAATAGAAACATACATTGGGAAGTGAAGGACCTGCAGAACGAAATACTAGAAATGAATGATGAAATAGAAGAACAGGATTTCGTCTCAGGGGTGGCCAATGGATTTACACTCTTCCTCAACAGTAAtagtaaaaaattgaaaaacgAAACCCCCGAACAATTTTACGATACCTTTGTTGATTGGATCCAATATGATTTTGTGGGaaatctttttaaaaatgatttCATCTTCCTAAATCGAAAGCTCATCGCTTGGAGATACTTTTACTTCCAGACAAATGTAGACGACTCCGAAATTTCTTCGAAATGGTTGAAGACATGTAAGAAAATCAGTAAGCTCGACGATCACAATGTACAGTTGCAGTGTTTCCATATCAGCTCTATTTTTAACGAGACGGATGAAGCCATTATTGAAGTTACCCTTATCAACCTTGGCATAACCATCATTACGATCCTCTTTGCCACAGCGTACATTATTAAGGGGTTCAATTCCTGCCTTATCATTGCTCTcattattttccttatcGACCTCTGTATCTTTGGCTTCATGTGTCTATGCGGTATCACCGTTAACATTATTTCGATGGTCATCCTGGTCCTCTCTGTCG GCTTCTCCATCGACCACACTTCCCACATTGTCCAGGCCTTCACGCACAGCATGGGAAAAACACGGGACGAAAA GATGAAGGAAAGTCTACACCTCATGATAGGGCCCGTGCTACACAGTGGACTCTCCACCTGGTTTGTCATAAGTACCctgtttttttccaacaaGGATTTCACTGTCATTTTCTTTCAAACGTTGAGTCTG gttctctttttttccgtgaCCTTCTCTTGCATGCTATTACCAGTGCTGCTCTCCAGCTTTGGCCCGTTGTAA
- a CDS encoding CCR4 domain-containing protein 3, putative — protein MGIKIRVGSWNVCNDIWHSVRRATESIISTRSGFDSRLRFLSERFSHTPFDIMCLQEVSPGMISSLQKDSAYKSFTLVAPPQSTLTPNGNNCCVLFNKKFKLVAKKYFNLREAVSTHLVGYAHQGESDIEDAFIKELRMRNSMATMLLLELPQTKTLLTVCNCHIHWNPAYADVKVFHTFLIVKELFQFVRNALERFPFVPLLLMGDFNSTPSLNSQGSPSDDQLSGVYELISKGRLSMKHPHHPAQLRKDEAFQKYPDLCVDPFQSAFKEVNGAEPAFTNKTTTFSGCIDYIFFKGLIPLSAETVPGDLRKSEVLPNGKVPSDHLLLMSEFFLV, from the exons ATGGGGATTAAAATAAGAGTAGGCTCATGGAACGTGTGCAATGATATCTGGCACTCCGTTCGCAGAGCGACAGAGAGTATAATTTCCACGCGTTCTGGGTTCGATTCCCGACTGAGGTTCCTGAGTGAAAGGTTTTCGCATACCCCCTTCGACATCATGTGCCTGCAG gAGGTATCCCCAGGGATGATCTCTAGTCTACAAAAAGATTCTGCTTATAAGAGCTTCACCTTGGTGGCGCCCCCGCAAAGTACCCTCACACCCAACGGCAACAACTGCTGTGTCTTATTCAA caaaaaattcaaattggttgccaaaaaatatttcaatcTGAGGGAAGCGGTGTCAACCCATCTGGTGGGTTATGCTCACCAGGGGGAAAGTGAC ATAGAAGATGCATTCATTAAGGAGCTCAGAATGAGGAACAGTATGGCCACGATGCTTCTCCTGGAGCTTCCCCAA ACAAAAACCCTTCTAACTGTTTGTAACTGCCACATACACTGGAATCCAGCATATGCCGACGTGAAGGTGTTCCACACCTTCCTCATTGTTAAGGAGCTTTTCCAGTTTGTTCGCAATGCTCTAGAACGTTTTCCCTTTGTCCCTCTGCTGCTGATGGGGGATTTCAACTCCACTCCCAGTTTG AATAGTCAAGGATCCCCTTCGGATGACCAACTCAGCGGAGTATACGA ACTTATAAGCAAGGGAAGACTGTCCATGAAGCAcccccaccatccg GCACAGCTTCGGAAGGATGAAGCCTTTCAAAAGTACCCCGACCTCTGCGTAGATCCGTTCCAAAGCGCATTTAAGGAG GTCAATGGTGCCGAACCTGCATTCACGAACAAAACGACAACGTTTTCTGGGTGTATagattatatattttttaaagggCTTATCCCCCTGTCAGCCGAAACTGTTCCTGGAGACTTGAG aaaaagtgAAGTGCTTCCCAATGGAAAAGTACCCTCGGATCATCTCCTTCTTATGTCTGAATTTTTCCTCGTTTAA
- a CDS encoding centrin-1, putative: MNRKAPNMIRSSNARSKRNELNEEQKLEIKEAFDLFDTNGTGRIDAKELKVAMRALGFEPKKEDIRKIISDVDQDGSGTIDFNDFLDIMTIKMSERDPKEEILKAFRLFDDDETGKISFKNLKRVAKELGENITDEEIQEMIDEADRDGDGEINEEEFMRIMKKTNLF; the protein is encoded by the exons ATGAACAGGAAAGCCCCCAACATGATCCGAAGTAGCAACGCAAGGAGCAAAAGGAACGAACTGAATGAGGAGCAGAAGctagaaataaaagaagccTTTGATCTATTCGACACGAATGGCACGG GAAGAATCGACGCGAAGGAGCTGAAAGTTGCCATGCGGGCCCTGGGCTTCGAACCCAAGAAGGAAGAC ATTCGTAAAATAATTTCCGATGTTGACCAAGATGGGTCGGGCACTATCGACTTCAATGATTTCCTTGACATCATGACCATCAAGATG AGTGAACGAGAcccaaaggaggaaatccTCAAAGCCTTCCGCCTCTTCGACGACGACGAAACTGGGAAGATATCCTTCAAG AATTTGAAGCGAGTAGCGAAGGAGCTGGGAGAAAACATAACTGACGAGGAAATCCAGGAG ATGATTGATGAAGCTGACCGAGATGGAGATGGAGAAATTAACGAGGAGGAATTCATGCGCATTATGAAGAAGACGAATTTGTTCTAA
- a CDS encoding 2-C-methyl-D-erythritol 4-phosphate cytidylyltransferase, putative encodes MKNALLSVRLVTWFVACFSPWWVLINYFLTLQRCSSHVMCRKNSPTCANVRSVNGARMFHEYPRGQVASSLQDIKGGYLAFCAKGAKVKGMHYIVTNWKGTKRSGAYKVRFVTPDRVQVYFFKEAKNKGEWDEGIQLHATEEGANVCRENVVSEYISQEKENPHLLETSTRTEDKDEYNRREYRKYEKSLKKKNIHAILLCGGIGKRTRLASPKQLLMLNDIPLFLYSFNLFIKCNLIKSISLVCDPNYFHDVIESINKFNSTLLRRKNQRGFLRKGHSKNVLTLSDVETGRDTIEAIQFLEKNKYIIYDNEKGKCITNLDEVFNDVMEKKRQRLGGVEKEGCTRTSNRKGVRGEGINVNEEVKASDIDSNRYKLIRLQGGGPERVDSLLNGLRGLDLSVENGEYICQLLRDHAAGAEKAAEAIGTGIVHGDLPPRNAYLSHILVHDGARPFLSEFDLFNLVYMATIGKNTILGTRATDTIKRIGNEEQGEDCLRVKANVDREFIFLAHTPQIFKSELLVQVCANLLSTRGGEIQQRSIAFTDTSSLFQHFTKKKIFALQAKFPNFKITTPTDVLLAIILMGHLFSSSHGEVDMRIFKQTFVNSPSSYIPANLLNDHFFYDSLGGKQRILYDHFYYK; translated from the coding sequence atgaagaacgcCTTGTTGAGCGTTCGCCTGGTCACTTGGTTCGTTGCCTGCTTCTCCCCGTGGTGGGTTCTAATTAACTATTTCCTTACCCTGCAAAGGTGCTCCTCCCACGTGATGTGCAGGAAAAACTCACCAACATGTGCGAATGTTAGGAGCGTAAATGGCGCGAGGATGTTTCACGAATATCCTAGAGGGCAAGTTGCCTCCTCCCTACAGGACATCAAAGGTGGTTATCTTGCATTTTGTGCAAAAGGGGCGAAGGTGAAGGGGATGCATTATATTGTTACCAATTGGAAGGGTACGAAACGGAGTGGTGCTTACAAAGTACGTTTTGTTACACCTGATAGGGTTCaggtatattttttcaaggAGGCGAAAAACAAAGGTGAGTGGGATGAAGGGATACAATTGCATGCAACAGAGGAGGGCGCAAATGTGTGCAGGGAGAATGTAGTTTCGGAATATATTTCCCAGGAGAAGGAGAACCCCCACCTGTTGGAGACAAGCACAAGGACAGAGGACAAGGACGAGTACAATAGACGGGaatatagaaaatatgagaagtcgctgaaaaaaaaaaacattcacgCCATCTTACTCTGTGGAGGAATCGGGAAGAGGACAAGGTTAGCAAGTCCAAAGCAGCTCTTAATGTTGAATGATATTCCACTCTTCCtttattcatttaatttgtttataAAATGTAATTTAATTAAGTCCATCAGTCTTGTATGCGACCCGAACTATTTCCACGATGTTATAGAGAGCATTAACAAATTTAACAGTACTCTTCTACGAAGGAAGAATCAGAGGGGTTTCCTGCGCAAGGGCCATTCGAAGAATGTGTTGACCTTGTCAGATGTAGAAACCGGGAGGGATACCATCGAAGCCATTCAATtcttagaaaaaaataagtatatAATATACGACAATGAGAAGGGGAAGTGCATTACCAATTTGGATGAAGTATTCAATGatgtgatggaaaaaaagaggcaacgCCTTGGGGGGGTCGAGAAGGAAGGGTGCACAAGAACAAGTAATAGAAAAGGTGTTCGTGGAGAAGGGATAAATGTGAATGAGGAGGTGAAGGCAAGCGATATTGATTCGAATCGATACAAGCTTATACGATTACAGGGGGGAGGGCCGGAGAGGGTGGACTCCCTTCTGAATGGGCTACGGGGACTGGACTTGTCGGTGGAAAACGGAGAGTACATCTGCCAATTGTTGCGGGACCACGCCGCTGGGGCTGAGAAAGCGGCTGAAGCGATTGGCACAGGTATTGTGCACGGTGATCTCCCACCTCGCAATGCGTACCTCTCGCACATCCTGGTGCACGACGGGGCGAGGCCCTTCCTGTCTGAGTTTGACTTGTTTAACCTGGTTTACATGGCAACGATTGGGAAAAATACGATTTTGGGAACACGCGCCACGGACACCATTAAGCGGATAGGAAATGAAGAGCAAGGTGAAGATTGCCTCAGGGTGAAGGCCAACGTAGATAGGGAATTCATATTTCTGGCACATACTCCACAGATATTTAAGAGCGAATTGTTGGTACAAGTGTGTGCGAACTTACTTTCAACGAGAGGAGGGGAAATCCAACAAAGGAGCATAGCCTTCACGGATACCTCATCCCTATTTCAACACtttacaaagaaaaaaatattcgctTTGCAGGCAAAGTTTCCAAACTTCAAAATTACGACCCCGACAGATGTTCTTCTCGCCATCATTCTCATGGGACACCTTTTTAGCAGTTCCCATGGAGAGGTAGACATGAGGATATTTAAGCAGACATTTGTGAATTCTCCATCGAGTTACATCCCTGCGAACTTGCTTAAcgaccattttttttacgactCTCTGGGGGGTAAACAGCGAATCCTGTACGACCACTTCTACTACAAGtag
- a CDS encoding ras-related protein Rab-5C, putative, which yields MAHYLSNLNNSDKYDGGSNYHSNKIFNSKLVLLGDTSVGKSCIVVRFAKNEFYEYQESTIGAAFMTQLIDIGECTIKFEIWDTAGQERYRSLAPMYYRGASAAVIVYDITNKKSFEGAKGWIHELKSVHSNDIIIALAGNKKDLEKNRVVDRELAESFANSNNILFIETSAKTGQNVNELFLRIAKKLPLQKEQDKFSGIQISNTEEAKKKCC from the exons ATGGCACACTACCTATCCAATTTAAACAACAGTGACAAATACGACGGTGGCTCAAACTACCACTCtaacaaaattttcaattcAAAGTTGGTTCTGTTAG GAGACACATCGGTAGGAAAATCATGCATCGTCGTGAGATTTGCGAAGAATGAATTTTATGAGTACCAGGAGTCGACCATTGGTG CTGCCTTTATGACTCAACTGATCGATATAGGCGAGTGCACCATCAAGTTTGAAATTTGGGACACCGCAGG GCAGGAAAGATACAGAAGCTTGGCCCCCATGTATTATCG GGGTGCATCAGCAGCCGTCATCGTGTACGACATAACGAACAAGAAGTCCTTCGAAGGCGCCAAGGGATGGATCCACGAGCTGAAGTCTGTGCACTCCAATGACATCATCATAG CTCTCGCCGGCAACAAGAAggatttggaaaaaaaccGAGTGGTGGACAGAGAA ctagctGAGTCTTTCGCCAACAGCAACAATATTCTGTTCATCGAGACGTCTGCTAAAACGGGACAGAACGTGAACGAGTTATTTTTAAGGATAG CTAAGAAGTTGCCCCTCCAGAAGGAGCAGGACAAGTTCTCGGGAATTCAG ATTAGCAACACGGAAgaagcaaagaaaaagtgcTGCTAA